The Apium graveolens cultivar Ventura chromosome 10, ASM990537v1, whole genome shotgun sequence nucleotide sequence GAGATTGCCTCCAATCCCTCCTACCCCTGAGTATTTGCTGGATTTATACAACGACAAGAAAAGAGGTCCTACTTTTCATAGATTGATACAGCTCTACAATGCAATTTCTGCCTTTATTTCTACTGGTGATAACATAGATCATTCAATTAACAATGGAAGGGCGCCTTATGTATACAGATTAAATGGTCAGAACCACCATGTTTTTGGATCTTTAATACCGAATGGCAATGAAACCCCCAAATTTTGTCAACTTTACATTTATGACACCATTAACGAAGTTGATAATCGTCTTCGGTGGGTTAGTGTTCATGACCGAGAAAGTGTTGATAAAGAGGTTGTGCGAGGTCTTATAACAATGTTAGATGAAACTAATCAATTAGTTGGTGAGTTTAGACAACAACGTGATTTGTATGAAAGCGATGAAATAGTTGAGCTGGAGATTACACTCAAAGTTATCAGATCTGAGAGTGGAAGAAAATGTCATATTTCTAGCACTGATGAAGTTGTTGGCATTATGGTTGGTGACACTGAAGAAACCTGTGGCGACCGTGATATAGTTGTTAACGAAAAAGGTAAAGGTTTAGTCCGTGTTTCTTATGTTCATCCGAAGTTGATGGCTTTACAGTACCCTTTACTCTTTCCACGTGGAGAAGGTGGATTTCACCCAAAGATTAAATTTCAAAAGACTGCTGATAGTTCTTGCAAACCACGTGGCTTTTTGTCTCTGAAGAATTACTAATCATATACTTTCCAAATTAGAGAGTCTGATGGTAAggtatatttaaaaaattaatatatgtTTCTTTATGTTCCCCAGAAATAAATAATGAAAGTTGTATTGTAGGTTTGACTCATCGGCTAGGTGGAAGACTATTTCAACAGTATATGGTAGATGTTTTTTCTACCATTGAACAGACACGGCTATGGTGGATCCGTACTCACCAACTACTTTACGGAATGAATTATACAACAATATTTGTAGATCTGTAAGCAGAGGTGATGTGGACAGTTCAAATACCGGTAAAGGTATAGTTCTTCCAGCTGGC carries:
- the LOC141691432 gene encoding uncharacterized protein LOC141691432 codes for the protein MLREETRSNINDVSLNGREPLNRKRKENYLGFGRELFADEIVSDDEEESNDFNEGLNVVAPSFLYDDSEGSDYEASDCESSDDANCLSWSLDGDDEVIVDGMNSDCNLMQSRRAPRRVVPEEYASLGGPTAICSKCYARLWKEERVNKDVTKGCPIFSLCCMKGVVRLPPIPPTPEYLLDLYNDKKRGPTFHRLIQLYNAISAFISTGDNIDHSINNGRAPYVYRLNGQNHHVFGSLIPNGNETPKFCQLYIYDTINEVDNRLRWVSVHDRESVDKEVVRGLITMLDETNQLVGEFRQQRDLYESDEIVELEITLKVIRSESGRKCHISSTDEVVGIMVGDTEETCGDRDIVVNEKGKGLVRVSYVHPKLMALQYPLLFPRGEGGFHPKIKFQKTADSSCKPRGFLSLKNY